One genomic window of Leptospira saintgironsiae includes the following:
- a CDS encoding DUF3095 domain-containing protein, with translation MNILTHSTINFYKELPEISQFSEVTNSKHYRKVPDDWIVIVTDIVKSTEAILEGRYKDVNMAGGLTLMGITNLLKDMEFPFFFGGDGVTILLPGSRLNEVRDILADTREFVRDYFKMDLRIGFVPVSDIYEAGYSLTMAKLRISKHYTQAVLGGTGVAYAEIKIKEPNSKYLTDNSYIPNIRADFSGFTCRWKDIQSPKGEMVSLIVKINSDSDSEAAKTLSGLLSMIDSLYGSEREYHPLREENLIIEHSSSVLNNEAIASSKGNSILRKLYLWKIKFETFGAELAIRWNLPLKAFHYKLNKLKNYQIISSDFRKFDGTFKMVFATDTIDRKKLESSLAEAEKSGKLHFGIHISDRALMTCLLHAGTEREVHFIDGAGGGYALAATVLKKKLQAVAA, from the coding sequence ATGAATATCCTAACACATTCTACCATAAATTTTTATAAGGAGCTTCCTGAGATTTCCCAATTTTCTGAAGTTACGAACAGTAAACATTATAGAAAGGTTCCAGATGATTGGATTGTGATCGTTACAGACATAGTAAAATCTACGGAAGCGATTTTAGAAGGTAGATATAAGGATGTGAATATGGCCGGGGGGCTGACCTTGATGGGGATCACAAATCTTCTCAAGGATATGGAGTTTCCTTTTTTCTTTGGGGGGGATGGAGTTACCATCTTGCTTCCCGGCTCTAGATTAAATGAGGTCCGGGACATTCTTGCGGATACAAGAGAATTTGTAAGAGATTACTTTAAGATGGATCTTCGGATAGGATTTGTACCCGTCTCTGATATTTATGAAGCGGGTTACAGTCTTACCATGGCTAAACTTAGGATCTCCAAACATTATACTCAGGCTGTTTTGGGTGGGACCGGTGTAGCTTATGCAGAGATTAAGATAAAAGAACCAAACTCTAAATATCTAACAGATAATTCTTATATTCCAAATATCCGAGCTGATTTTTCAGGTTTTACTTGTAGATGGAAAGATATCCAAAGTCCTAAGGGAGAAATGGTCTCGCTTATCGTTAAGATCAATTCTGATTCCGATTCAGAAGCTGCAAAAACTCTTTCTGGTCTATTATCCATGATCGATTCCTTATACGGTTCTGAAAGGGAATATCATCCACTAAGAGAGGAAAATCTGATCATAGAACATTCTTCTTCCGTTTTGAATAATGAAGCGATAGCATCTTCTAAAGGAAATAGTATATTAAGAAAACTATATCTATGGAAGATTAAATTCGAGACTTTTGGTGCAGAACTTGCGATCCGATGGAATCTTCCTCTAAAAGCGTTTCATTATAAACTAAATAAGTTAAAGAACTATCAGATCATCTCTTCCGATTTTAGGAAGTTTGACGGAACTTTTAAGATGGTATTTGCAACGGATACTATAGATAGAAAAAAATTGGAATCCAGTTTGGCAGAAGCGGAGAAGTCCGGCAAATTACATTTTGGGATCCATATTTCTGATAGAGCATTGATGACTTGTCTATTGCATGCAGGAACAGAAAGAGAAGTTCATTTTATAGATGGGGCAGGCGGTGGTTATGCTTTGGCCGCAACAGTTCTCAAGAAAAAACTGCAGGCTGTAGCAGCATAA
- a CDS encoding winged helix DNA-binding domain-containing protein yields the protein MNISLTRLKHLHVSSSQYSSAEKVLEALGAIQGQDYAASKWAIGLRAPSLKEEDIESAFLDKKIIRSWPLRGTLHVVSAKDIYWLLDLLGPPTISKYSAHYKKIELDTKVLKKCYSILSKNLSNQNFLTRKEISSILEKSGITTNTTRLSHILQRAGLEGLVCFGPRRDKDFTYTLIEEWIPKIKRVKKQKEESLYDITKKYFDTRAPATLADFVWWSGLNLKDAKTGIESLGSKLISFQKDDQTYYASKKMDIVENNSDTLFLLPAFDEFLLAYTDRRDCMDPPPKRLLTPADDLFRPTLVINGWVSGIWQREFKKEDVILKVNPYKPLNTNFKKKLKKAAEEYASFLGKNLILEV from the coding sequence GTGAATATTTCATTAACAAGATTGAAACATCTACATGTTTCGAGTTCTCAATATTCTTCTGCCGAAAAGGTGTTAGAAGCTTTGGGCGCTATCCAAGGCCAGGATTATGCTGCATCTAAATGGGCAATAGGACTTAGGGCTCCTAGTTTAAAAGAAGAAGATATTGAGTCTGCATTCTTGGATAAAAAGATCATCCGATCTTGGCCCCTGAGAGGAACATTACATGTGGTTTCTGCCAAAGATATTTATTGGTTATTAGATTTATTAGGTCCTCCTACAATCTCTAAATACTCGGCTCATTACAAAAAGATAGAATTGGATACTAAGGTATTAAAAAAATGTTATTCTATTCTTTCCAAAAATCTTTCGAACCAAAACTTTCTTACCAGAAAAGAAATATCTTCTATTTTAGAAAAGTCTGGGATTACCACAAATACAACCAGATTATCTCATATTTTACAAAGAGCAGGTTTGGAAGGTTTGGTCTGCTTTGGCCCAAGAAGGGATAAAGATTTTACTTATACATTGATCGAAGAGTGGATCCCAAAAATCAAAAGAGTTAAAAAGCAAAAAGAAGAATCTCTCTACGATATCACTAAAAAGTATTTTGATACTAGGGCTCCGGCGACCTTGGCAGATTTTGTTTGGTGGTCTGGATTGAATTTAAAAGATGCGAAGACTGGTATAGAAAGTCTTGGTTCAAAATTGATTAGTTTTCAAAAGGACGATCAGACTTATTACGCTTCTAAAAAGATGGATATAGTAGAGAATAATTCTGATACATTATTTCTTCTTCCTGCGTTCGATGAGTTCTTATTAGCCTATACGGATCGCAGAGATTGTATGGATCCACCTCCTAAAAGGCTTTTAACTCCTGCAGATGATCTTTTTAGACCTACATTGGTTATAAATGGTTGGGTAAGCGGGATTTGGCAAAGAGAATTTAAAAAGGAAGATGTTATACTAAAAGTAAATCCTTACAAACCCCTAAATACAAATTTTAAAAAGAAATTGAAAAAGGCAGCGGAAGAATATGCTTCTTTTCTTGGGAAAAATCTAATCTTAGAAGTTTAG
- a CDS encoding aldehyde dehydrogenase family protein: MNFHNNPDFQNETLRDFSKEEERSILNKGFVSIRKEFPIQVFPIISGKTKKSSLIVPALNPANTSEKIADIHYASITDAEEATKDSVQFFETWKNTKPDIRIGFLKKAANLLRSQKAELTALMSLEVGKGIKDIDAEIAEAIDFCDFYAKEAEYIFQPRKRDLLGEENIYTYIPRGVTLVVAPWNFPLAILCGMTVAPLVAGNPVIMKPAEQSSAIAFKLFNILIEAGIPSSALHFLPGKGEEIGAYLVKHPEIHTINFTGSRAVGLGMIREAASQNLKFVKKVVAEMGGKNALIVDEDADLDEAVIASIQSAFGFQGQKCSALSRIILLESKYDIFKNRFIDALQSLKPGLPEDPSVKVGPVIDSESKTRLDTIASQFSSKILSKLKIEEDQKHTGHFVEPIVFESDDPTSPLGQTEFFGPYVTLFKAKNFEDAIKIANNVDYALTGGIFSRNPKNIQYAKEKFEVGNLYINRGITGAVVDRQPFGGYKLSGVGAKAGGPDYIKQFLEPISITENTMRRGFIPET, from the coding sequence ATGAACTTTCATAATAATCCTGATTTTCAAAATGAAACCTTAAGAGACTTTTCAAAAGAAGAAGAAAGATCCATTTTAAATAAAGGATTCGTTTCTATCCGAAAAGAATTCCCAATTCAAGTTTTCCCCATCATCTCAGGAAAAACAAAAAAATCTTCCTTAATAGTCCCTGCTTTAAATCCAGCAAATACATCAGAAAAAATCGCAGATATACATTACGCTTCCATAACAGACGCAGAAGAAGCAACCAAAGACTCGGTGCAATTTTTTGAAACATGGAAAAATACAAAACCTGATATACGAATCGGATTTTTAAAAAAGGCAGCAAACCTTCTACGCTCCCAAAAAGCAGAACTTACCGCTTTGATGTCTTTAGAAGTAGGAAAAGGAATCAAAGACATAGACGCAGAAATCGCAGAAGCAATCGACTTTTGCGATTTTTATGCAAAAGAAGCAGAATATATTTTCCAACCCAGAAAAAGAGACCTATTGGGAGAAGAAAATATTTATACATATATACCGAGAGGTGTCACCTTAGTAGTCGCTCCATGGAATTTCCCTTTGGCGATATTATGTGGAATGACAGTAGCACCGTTGGTCGCTGGAAATCCGGTCATCATGAAACCGGCAGAACAATCTTCCGCAATTGCATTCAAACTTTTTAATATATTAATAGAAGCAGGTATTCCATCTTCTGCGCTTCATTTTTTACCAGGAAAAGGAGAAGAGATTGGAGCTTATTTAGTAAAACATCCAGAAATACATACGATCAATTTTACAGGTTCCAGAGCAGTAGGATTAGGAATGATCCGAGAAGCAGCCTCCCAAAATCTAAAATTCGTAAAGAAGGTAGTTGCCGAAATGGGAGGCAAAAACGCCCTAATCGTGGATGAAGACGCGGATCTGGACGAAGCAGTGATCGCATCTATACAATCTGCATTCGGATTCCAGGGACAGAAGTGTAGTGCACTTTCAAGAATTATACTTTTGGAATCTAAATACGATATATTCAAAAACAGATTTATAGATGCACTACAATCCTTAAAACCTGGATTACCAGAAGATCCTTCTGTAAAAGTTGGACCGGTTATAGATTCAGAATCCAAAACAAGATTAGATACAATTGCCTCTCAATTCTCTTCTAAAATTTTAAGCAAATTGAAAATAGAAGAAGATCAAAAACACACAGGCCATTTTGTGGAACCTATTGTTTTCGAAAGCGACGATCCAACATCTCCCTTAGGACAAACAGAATTTTTCGGACCTTATGTTACCTTATTCAAAGCCAAAAATTTTGAAGATGCAATTAAAATAGCGAATAACGTGGATTATGCTCTCACAGGCGGGATTTTTTCGAGAAACCCGAAGAATATACAATATGCAAAGGAAAAATTTGAAGTTGGCAACTTGTATATCAATAGAGGGATCACTGGAGCAGTAGTAGATAGACAACCATTCGGAGGTTATAAACTTTCAGGTGTAGGAGCAAAAGCAGGCGGCCCAGATTATATAAAACAATTTTTAGAACCGATCAGCATCACTGAGAATACAATGCGCAGAGGGTTTATTCCGGAAACTTAG
- a CDS encoding proline dehydrogenase family protein, which yields MAKPLGSEQNRMKATEENEPKIITSSPDLQDKILEKGKELFRLSDSFEDSFFSTYRLFSKSLLFLENRPLLKLQAFRFADLFPSLSSLSSISRYIRIYFVETPTELPKWILLFLSLLLSNPLSSVFVAVGAKIGIRLTAKFFILGRTYGSDRKKIIDRYKNGICSTIDILGEAVLSEKEAERYISEYLLLLEEVSKDKEISEIRDSQFPGEPTGNVSVKCSSLYSQLDPLAHESSVTHLMKKLRPILSSAVSKNIFINLDMEQYETKDIIMDTAFRIFAEPEFQDYPHFGIVVQAYLKVSQKDLQRVIEYSKKRKYPLTVRLVKGAYWEYEMTQSAQKGWEPPVFLIKSETDRNYEECSALLLKSYPHIRPAFGSHNIRSLSSAFVKAAEYSVPENFFEVQMLYGMGNSYKQAIRSLGISVREYSPIGEVIPGMAYLVRRLLENSTNEGFLKNINANSKDRERLLYLENSKSK from the coding sequence ATGGCAAAACCGCTTGGATCAGAACAAAATAGAATGAAGGCTACAGAAGAAAACGAACCTAAAATAATTACTTCTTCACCGGATCTTCAAGATAAGATCCTGGAAAAAGGAAAGGAATTATTTCGTTTAAGTGATTCTTTCGAAGACAGTTTTTTTAGTACATATAGATTGTTTTCTAAAAGTCTTTTATTTTTGGAAAACCGTCCTCTTCTAAAGCTGCAAGCATTTAGATTTGCAGATCTATTCCCGAGCCTTAGTTCTCTTTCTTCTATCTCTCGTTATATCCGGATCTATTTTGTTGAAACTCCTACAGAACTTCCTAAATGGATCCTGTTATTTCTTTCCTTACTTTTATCAAATCCACTCAGCTCGGTATTCGTCGCAGTAGGCGCTAAGATCGGGATCAGACTTACAGCAAAATTTTTTATCTTAGGAAGGACTTACGGTTCTGATCGTAAAAAGATCATAGATAGATACAAAAATGGGATCTGCTCTACAATAGATATATTAGGAGAAGCTGTACTTTCTGAAAAAGAAGCAGAACGTTATATCTCTGAGTATTTACTTTTATTGGAAGAAGTTTCCAAGGATAAAGAAATTTCAGAAATACGCGACTCTCAATTTCCAGGAGAACCAACAGGGAACGTTTCGGTAAAATGTTCCTCTTTATATTCTCAATTGGATCCGCTTGCACATGAATCTTCTGTAACTCATTTAATGAAGAAGTTAAGGCCAATCCTTAGCTCTGCAGTTTCCAAAAATATTTTTATCAATTTGGATATGGAGCAGTATGAGACCAAAGATATTATAATGGACACTGCATTTCGTATCTTTGCAGAGCCAGAGTTCCAAGACTATCCACATTTCGGGATAGTGGTCCAAGCATATCTAAAAGTTTCTCAGAAAGATCTGCAAAGAGTAATAGAATATTCTAAAAAACGAAAATATCCGCTAACTGTTCGTTTGGTAAAAGGAGCTTATTGGGAATATGAAATGACCCAATCTGCCCAAAAAGGATGGGAACCTCCTGTTTTTCTTATAAAGTCTGAAACAGATAGAAATTACGAAGAATGTTCAGCGCTCTTATTAAAATCCTATCCTCATATTAGACCTGCATTCGGTTCCCATAATATAAGGAGTCTTTCCTCCGCATTTGTTAAAGCAGCAGAATATTCAGTCCCAGAAAACTTTTTTGAAGTACAGATGTTATACGGAATGGGGAACTCCTACAAGCAAGCAATTCGTAGTTTAGGAATTTCTGTCAGAGAATATTCTCCTATTGGAGAAGTGATCCCCGGTATGGCTTATCTGGTAAGAAGATTACTCGAAAATTCTACCAACGAAGGTTTCTTAAAAAACATCAATGCGAATAGTAAAGATAGAGAAAGACTATTGTATTTGGAGAATTCAAAATCAAAATGA
- a CDS encoding alpha/beta fold hydrolase, with the protein MKTSILLLLSLVLSCSSYEEMSMEEDKAFQKLKESDTFYQEHFIQNKKEETPVHWVSTGCKPEKTKVLIFIHGSPGTWSNYLKYLKDPELLKIYCMLALDRPGFGKSPETIANVNDQAEKILGTLSKLPETQKGKKSISILGHSYGGPVAARMAAISPEKFQYLFLLAAAMDPETEEIKWYNRIADTWIAGWILPEEWTHSNSEMLPLKEQLKNLIPEWKKIKAKTIVIQGEEDGLVDPKNLEFIQKNFFTETKTYLLRKEGHFLPWKNYDLIHKLLIEFSD; encoded by the coding sequence ATGAAAACGTCGATACTTCTTCTTCTATCCTTAGTTCTTTCTTGCAGCAGCTACGAAGAAATGAGTATGGAAGAAGATAAAGCCTTCCAGAAACTCAAAGAATCCGATACATTCTACCAAGAACACTTCATCCAAAACAAAAAGGAAGAAACTCCGGTTCATTGGGTTAGCACAGGATGTAAACCAGAGAAGACAAAAGTCCTCATATTCATTCATGGATCTCCTGGGACTTGGTCAAATTATCTCAAATACTTAAAAGATCCTGAATTATTAAAAATCTATTGTATGCTTGCCCTAGACCGTCCAGGTTTTGGAAAATCTCCTGAGACAATTGCAAATGTTAATGATCAAGCAGAGAAAATTTTAGGAACTTTATCAAAACTTCCTGAAACACAAAAAGGGAAAAAATCAATTTCTATATTAGGACATTCTTATGGAGGTCCAGTCGCGGCAAGAATGGCTGCAATTTCTCCCGAAAAGTTTCAATATCTATTTTTGTTAGCGGCCGCCATGGACCCAGAAACAGAGGAAATAAAATGGTATAACAGGATCGCTGATACCTGGATTGCAGGCTGGATCTTACCTGAAGAATGGACTCATAGTAATTCTGAAATGTTGCCCTTAAAGGAACAGTTGAAAAATTTAATCCCAGAATGGAAAAAGATTAAAGCCAAAACAATTGTAATCCAAGGAGAAGAAGACGGACTTGTGGATCCAAAAAATCTGGAATTTATTCAGAAAAATTTTTTCACAGAAACAAAAACTTATCTCCTACGAAAAGAGGGACATTTTCTGCCTTGGAAAAACTATGATCTAATTCATAAATTATTAATAGAGTTCTCAGATTAA